Proteins from one Argopecten irradians isolate NY chromosome 15, Ai_NY, whole genome shotgun sequence genomic window:
- the LOC138308702 gene encoding uncharacterized protein, translating into MPLHLEEGDECNDIEPDIGDNTLEINALNSNQFNPRDFAGCDTKKINNVLEDESGQVRKPVIDGFDMVQEQAKDKDLSEIKVKLAQGSGTSAMFKHYILLDNVLYYVSNPDDEPTRRLYVPEHKNQLDGNTVKAHATDLRLAKIDDWEIPKDKAKSRLRQSTFAVPKDQSTSDESEEVDSEPVMKRIARRFRKERQSSSEEEDIPLMELAKRLRKNKMGAERTGVNDSDSDTEFETEERSNRYEKSAVRESYNEEESTSEKESVMDIDNIASKSCSIESARSYTSIDDRKNKRRKVVQRT; encoded by the exons ATGCCTTTACACCTGGAAGAAGGGGATGAGTGTAACGATATAGAACCAGATATTGGGGATAATACATTAGAGATCAATGCGTTAAACTCAAATCAATTTAACCCGAGAGATTTTGCTGGATGTGATactaaaaaaattaacaatgtgTTAGAAGATGAATCTGGACAAGTAAGAAAACCTGTAATAGATGGTTTTGATATGGTACAAGAACAGGCAAAAGACAAAGACCTGAGTGAAATAAAAGTTAAGTTGGCGCAGGGTAGTGGTACAAGTGCaatgtttaaacattatatattgttagATAATGTATTGTACTATGTCTCAAATCCTGATGATGAGCCAACTCGAAGGCTTTATGTTCCCGAACATAAG AATCAATTAGATGGGAACACTGTCAAGGCACATGCAACCGATTTGAGGTTGGCAAAAATAGATGATTGGGAAATACCTAAAGATAAAGCTAAAAGCAGACTAAGACAAAGTACTTTTGCTGTACCAAAAGATCAGTCTACATCGGATGAGTCTGAGGAGGTTGATTCTGAGCCTGTTATGAAAAGAATAGCTAGGAGGTtccgaaaggaaaggcaatcgTCTTCTGAGGAAGAAGATATCCCTCTGATGGAATTAGCTAAAAggttaagaaaaaataaaatgggaGCAGAAAGGACGGGAGTGAATGACAGTGATTCAGACACTGAGTTTGAAACAGAAGAAAGGTCCAATAGATATGAAAAATCAGCCGTTAGAGAGTCTTATAATGAAGAGGAAAGTACCTCTGAAAAAGAAAGTGTTATGGATATAGATAACATAGCGAGTAAATCTTGCAGTATTGAGTCTGCTAGATCATATACAAGTATTGATGATAGGAAGAATAAACGTAGAAAA GTTGTACAACGTACGTAG
- the LOC138309390 gene encoding LOW QUALITY PROTEIN: uncharacterized protein (The sequence of the model RefSeq protein was modified relative to this genomic sequence to represent the inferred CDS: deleted 1 base in 1 codon) codes for MGFVALLLLAVGLTRAIEIEESVIFQKINDITTTRSRWLVSFVIDLKPYERFMSSLTDIMATSKVVRRVKQRYKGSKNVGYVNIVDGLKQMLKDIKRTQKTILESFLNYALLEENTREGNFGIIKQNERSKRSLLPFVGSALSFLFDTVSDSDLGSIRHNVNVLAKNQKDITHALKDSLSILNVTRVEVKENRNTINELINSADDLEGELLNFTTELGGQLQDMNDFVQIFAQLDRTIDNIKLMSQRAMFYLENLQLQINMLSLGHLSPSIVSPDNLLKLLSGIEQHLPYAVRLPHDPEKHLWDYYRYLTCTTVLVDEQILVVISIPLLDVNGRFDIYKVHSLPVPRVSPNISSNSIGMTAQYQIESKYIAVNAERTQYMLLSETEGEGCSNSLIKFCKIESPIYPINLANLCVTSLFLKRRDLIKVNCQATVRPHSVLPIAEYVTDGMWVVATQHDLTFTVVCYKGHEKVVSGHKSLTVHRPMGVVKLDKSCSASNHFLTLVPFYHEESQYNVNDPFQDLLSRYNFSVNIWKPFQLALPNFTITNLPKELGTLENIPMNNLIDKLNNLSDIDTDVDAQGWIYIVIGIIILIVLGIILYCYFKGKCSKLGLKPWSVNKRISNENAKAVPSYEMALLSTNENTHGGGEDDHSAMTPVMPTAPSSSEQRAVVGSLYPTTLQLNAEGLGRL; via the exons ATGGGATTTGTAGCATTGTTACTATTAGCTGTAGGCTTGACCAGGGCAATAGAAATAGAAGAAAGTGTTATATTTCAAAAGATTAATGACATAACAACCACACGGAGCAGGTGGTTGGTGTCATTTGTGATTGACCTTAAACCTTATGAAAGGTTTATGTCGAGTCTAACA GATATAATGGCTACAAGTAAGGTAGTTCGAAGAGTAAAACAACGTTACAAAGGGTCTAAAAATGTAGGTTATGTTAATATAGTTGATGGGTTGAAGCAGATGTTAAAGGATATAAAAAGAACTCAAAAGACTATATTAGAAAGTTTCTTAAATTATGCATTATTAGAAGAAAACACCAGAGAGGGTAATTTTGGAATAATAAAGCAAAACGAGAGGTCCAAAAGGTCATTGCTACCATTTGTAGGATCTGCATTGTCGTTTTTGTTTGACACGGTTTCCGACTCAGACTTAGGGTCAATTCGACATAATGTCAATGTTTTAGCGAAAAATCAAAAGGATATTACACACGCTCTTAAAGATAGCTTATCGATTTTAAATGTTACAAGGGTTGAAGTGAAGGAAAATAGGAACACAATAAATGAGTTAATAAACAGTGCAGATGATTTAGAAGGAGAATTGCTTAACTTCACTACTGAACTAGGTGGTCAATTACAAGATATGAATGATTTTGTACAAATATTTGCACAATTAGATCGTACCATAGATAACATTAAATTAATGTCTCAAAGGGCAATGTTCTATTTGGAAAATTTACAGTTACAAATTAATATGTTGTCTTTAGGTCACTTATCACCTAGTATTGTTTCCCCGGACAATTTGTTAAAGTTATTGTCTGGTATAGAACAACATTTACCTTATGCGGTGAGACTGCCTCATGACCCGGAAAAACATTTATGGGATTATTATAGATATTTGACTTGTACGACTGTGTTAGTTGACGAACAGATTTTGGTGGTTATCTCAATACCACTTTTGGACGTAAATGGACGATTTGATATATACAAAGTTCATAGTTTGCCAGTTCCGAGAGTCTCTCCTAATATTTCCAGTAATTCGATTGGAATGACAGCTCAATATCAAATTGAATCTAAATACATTGCTGTCAACGCAGAAAGAACACAGTATATGTTACTGTCAGAAACGGAAGGTGAAGGATGTTCTAATTCCttgataaaattttgtaaaattgaaagTCCTATTTATCCAATTAATTTAGCTAACCTTTGTGTTACATCATTGTTTTTAAAGAGACGCGATCTTATAAAAGTGAATTGTCAGGCTACCGTAAGACCACATTCAGTATTACCAATTGCGGAATATGTTACAGATGGAATGTGGGTAGTGGCTACCCAGCATGATTTAACATTTACGGTGGTTTGTTACAAAGGTCATGAGAAGGTTGTCTCCGGGCACAAATCATTAACTGTACATAGACCAATGGGAGTTGTAAAGTTGGATAAATCATGCTCTGCATCTAATCATTTTCTGACACTGGTGCCTTTCTATCATGAGGAAAgtcaatacaatgtaaatgatcCGTTTCAAGATTTATTAAGTAGATACAACTTTTCGGTAAATATTTGGAAACCTTTTCAATTGGCACTACCTAATTTTACTATTACCAACCTTCCAAAAGAGCTAGGGACTTTAGAAAATATTCCAATGAATAATCTTattgataaattaaataatCTTAGCGATATCGATACTGATGTTGATGCTCAAGGGTGGATATATATTGTCATAGGGATAATTATACTGATAGTATTGggtataattttatattgttatttcaaAGGCAAATGTTCAAAGTTAGGTTTAAAACCCTGGTCAGTCAACAAGCGAATTAGTAATGAGAATGCTAAGGCTGTTCCAAGTTATGAAATGGCCTTGTTGTCTACAAACGAAAACACTCATGGTGGTGGAGAGGATGATCATTCAGCGATGACTCCAGTAATGCCGACTGCTCCATCTTCAAGTGAACAACGGGCAGTTGTTGGTAGTTTGTATCCAACAACATTGCAGCTAAATGCCGAGGGACTGGGTAGATTATAA
- the LOC138308703 gene encoding uncharacterized protein, protein MACFEDLQRKTVTSPSENFIVPPSEKLTQPPSEKPTKTSSEKTQKLTKLPSVRSTLPPNRKTTVQSSAKPTVSTSDKPTLSPQWPPVTLQSQWPTLAPIMENPEGATMNTATDANHWLDLFRARQSQTGLVEPSPTQDSFSSLFNPSGTLPPVNSNMFSSLLPSPTRSFFDQLISVSPTNQPSFITTMVENQSTSTAARKRSEPTLPSPTNAYPPSTLGEQHKAAQEMDTSDVTKKMPGIPVTMSSMTVRTTLEPNKMYPTSVFTASPGVNTLFQAASRPEPSRRIGGNRNVPTDPAPTSTYNKEGMYMPVNASGTNTFVSMAPSFSTTVDHAQLEEQKKAMEELEKRQKQAANNLKVQQEMLKQIKEMLSALTTFFERGIVNKIMSAARTTVSSPQPTAPTRIPTFLSEEPFLNRHTRRHADVQFVTDRIEAGTTTTAVTMQPTQPTSTTTEDPTTTTTTTPTTTTRTTTTPTTTTITTTTTTPAPTTTTTTSTTMSTTPIPTTTLPSTTLPPQDFAVDAVVQGPGSMFSQIQGNADPNTPSLNELAMSAAMRQINKQVSRVEVNEGTNAQQNVPQTLSFSPLKNNEVTSQNPEQEQSTSSLKEQHRILSSLT, encoded by the exons ATGGCGTGTTTTG AAGATTTACAACGCAAAACTGTGACCAGCCCATCCGAGAATTTCATCGTCCCACCAAGCGAAAAGCTGACACAGCCACCGAGcgaaaaaccaacaaaaacatcaagcgaaaaaacacaaaaactcaCCAAGCTTCCCAGCGTTAGATCCACCCTGCCTCCGAACAGAAAGACTACAGTACAATCGAGCGCCAAGCCAACAGTATCAACGAGCGACAAGCCAACCCTTTCACCTCAATGGCCACCTGTGACCTTGCAGAGTCAGTGGCCAACCCTAGCACCAATTATGGAGAATCCTGAAGGAGCAACGATGAATACCGCAACCGATGCAAATCATTGGTTAGATCTCTTCCGGGCAAGACAATCACAGACGGGGCTAGTAGAACCATCACCAACACAAGATTCATTCAGTTCATTGTTTAACCCTTCTGGCACTTTGCCTCCGGTAAATTCCAATATGTTTAGCTCTTTGTTGCCATCTCCAACTCGCAGTTTCTTTGATCAGTTGATCTCTGTTTCTCCGACTAATCAGCCAAGCTTTATAACCACGATGGTGGAAAACCAGTCCACATCAACAGCTGCACGTAAACGATCTGAACCTACGCTGCCTTCACCGACAAACGCATACCCGCCATCAACTCTGGGTGAACAACACAAGGCAGCTCAAGAAATGGATACATCTGATGTAACCAAGAAGATGCCGGGGATACCGGTAACGATGTCCTCGATGACAGTAAGGACAACACTTGAACCAAATAAAATGTACCCGACTTCGGTATTTACAGCTAGCCCAGGTGTAAACACGTTGTTTCAGGCTGCCAGTAGACCAGAACCTTCAAGAAGAATAGGTGGAAACAGAAATGTTCCAACCGATCCTGCTCCAACGTCTACATACAATAAGGAAGGTATGTACATGCCAGTTAATGCGTCTGGTACAAACACGTTTGTGAGCATGGCTCCATCCTTCTCCACAACTGTAGACCATGCTCAGCTTGAGGAACAGAAAAAGGCGATGGAGGAACTAGAGAAAAGACAAAAACAGGCTGCTAATAATCTCAAAGTTCAGCAGGAAATGTTAAAACAGATAAAAGAAATGCTCTCTGCATTGACAACATTTTTCGAACGAGGTATCGTGAATAAGATAATGTCGGCAGCGAGAACAACTGTTTCATCTCCGCAGCCTACCGCGCCTACTCGAATACCTACATTTTTGTCAGAAGAACCGTTTTTGAATAGACACACAAGGCGTCATGCGGACGTTCAATTCGTGACGGATCGTATAGAAGCAGGAACCACAACAACTGCCGTAACAATGCAACCAACGCAGCCAACTTCTACAACGACTGAGGAtccaactacaacaacaacaacgacaCCAACGACAACCACACGCACAACTACAAccccaacaaccacaactataACTACAACCACAACTACTCCTGCTCCgacaactacaactacaactTCCACCACCATGTCTACAACACCGATACCAACCACAACACTCCCATCGACAACACTGCCGCCACAAGACTTTGCTGTAGATGCAGTTGTACAAGGTCCCGGAAGTATGTTCTCTCAGATACAAGGAAATGCCGACCCTAATACCCCGTCGCTAAATGAACTAGCCATGAGCGCGGCAATGCGGCAGATCAACAAACAAGTCTCTAGAGTGGAAGTCAATGAAGGAACTAATGCTCAGCAAAATGTCCCCCAAACTCTGTCATTTTCGCCACTTAAGAACAATG AAGTAACGTCTCAAAACCCTGAGCAAGAACAATCAACATCGTCTCTGAAAGAGCAACATCGGATACTTTCTTCATTAACTTAA